The following proteins are encoded in a genomic region of Synergistaceae bacterium:
- the mglC gene encoding galactose/methyl galactoside ABC transporter permease MglC, with protein sequence MAENRSKRLITTAGIVFLALGVILYFAKAPLGLNRKIYDLPIFLIIIGVCFALKGFLSRNQEVNELNKQTFGEFLTNNAILLAMLVLVIVICILQPRFMQIRVALDILTQSSTKLIMALGICFTLLIAGTDLSAGRMVGLAAVISASMLQTATYANRFFPDLPQVQLWMPILIAIVACMIFGALNGFLVAKYDMHPFIATLAVQVIIYGTCSLYFDMPPNNSQPIGGIRPDFAQIGQMRLFSMGRDFPGISILIPIAVVICLIIWFVLNKTVFGKNVYAIGGNREAAVVAGINVFRNIMGIFILASCLYGIAGVLEAARTAGATNNYGNGYELDAIAACVVGGVSLNGGIGRVGGIIMGVLIFTIIQYGLQFINVSPMWQQVIKGVIIAVAVAIDLTKYRRK encoded by the coding sequence ATGGCAGAAAATCGTTCAAAGCGTCTAATCACTACAGCCGGGATTGTTTTTCTTGCGCTGGGAGTAATACTTTATTTCGCAAAAGCACCGCTCGGACTTAACCGCAAAATTTATGACCTGCCTATATTCTTGATTATAATCGGAGTCTGTTTTGCGTTGAAGGGCTTTCTCTCAAGAAATCAGGAAGTCAACGAGCTTAATAAACAAACTTTCGGGGAATTTCTGACAAACAATGCGATTTTACTTGCAATGTTAGTGCTTGTTATAGTAATTTGCATATTACAGCCGAGATTTATGCAGATAAGAGTCGCACTTGATATTTTGACTCAGTCGTCTACAAAATTAATTATGGCACTGGGAATCTGTTTCACGCTTTTAATAGCAGGTACGGACTTAAGCGCGGGGCGTATGGTTGGTCTTGCTGCTGTAATTTCGGCTTCAATGCTTCAGACTGCTACATATGCAAATAGATTTTTCCCGGACTTACCGCAGGTTCAATTATGGATGCCGATATTAATTGCAATAGTCGCGTGTATGATATTCGGTGCGTTAAATGGATTCTTAGTTGCGAAATATGACATGCACCCGTTTATAGCTACGTTGGCCGTGCAAGTTATTATTTACGGTACCTGCTCGCTTTATTTCGACATGCCTCCGAACAACTCGCAGCCCATCGGAGGGATCAGACCTGATTTCGCGCAGATAGGTCAAATGCGTTTATTCTCAATGGGACGAGATTTCCCGGGAATTTCGATATTAATTCCTATCGCAGTAGTAATTTGCTTAATTATATGGTTTGTCCTGAATAAGACAGTTTTCGGCAAAAATGTTTATGCGATCGGCGGAAATCGTGAAGCGGCAGTTGTTGCAGGTATTAACGTTTTCCGTAATATAATGGGAATATTTATTTTAGCGTCGTGCTTGTACGGAATCGCAGGAGTCCTAGAGGCAGCAAGAACGGCAGGAGCTACGAACAATTACGGCAACGGTTATGAACTTGATGCAATAGCAGCGTGCGTTGTCGGCGGTGTTTCACTTAATGGAGGCATAGGCAGAGTCGGCGGGATAATAATGGGCGTGTTGATATTCACGATAATTCAATACGGTTTGCAGTTCATAAATGTTTCGCCGATGTGGCAGCAGGTTATCAAGGGTGTAATTATTGCTGTTGCAGTTGCTATTGACTTGACGAAATACCGCAGGAAATAA